A single Spiroplasma floricola 23-6 DNA region contains:
- the dndC gene encoding DNA phosphorothioation system sulfurtransferase DndC: protein MNREDIYLKKVKIVKEKIKKVYRECNYDWMIGFSGGKDSSVLVQIILESLTEIKTKLKNKIYIVSSDTLIENPIVLEQLNNSLEILQTYADEKQLPVEVFKVTPDINETFWVNLIGRGYPLPNQSFRWCTDRLKIKPMNDYMEEISKKSKKEILTVLGVRKGESLSRDIKMDKTKIEDSDLRINNTNGKYIFSPIEEFQLYDIWKYLAESNINFFKKNNDKLSILYEDSSVGTGECPSSLDDKLQKGCGNSRWGCWLCPVVTQDKSLQGFINSGQDWLQPLMSFREKLMKERDLLKNRYHGSLRIMKNKKIVTLVKYRYMDLKFKNGIYYLPKKEGREEIIFGEINEDFTKLKYNKKVFKIISESEYRKKVDQRKINPYVEGEIPLFNFVIKLDKNLDNDKLSIVGLGPYTLDYRKELLIEILKLKKAMKKYKIEIISDEEINKIKEIFKIVMEALENDRYLDEKISGLFEQIKGYN from the coding sequence ATGAACAGAGAAGATATATATCTTAAAAAAGTTAAGATAGTAAAAGAAAAAATAAAAAAAGTTTATAGAGAATGTAATTATGATTGAATGATTGGTTTTTCTGGTGGAAAAGATTCATCAGTATTAGTTCAAATAATATTAGAATCATTAACAGAGATAAAAACAAAATTAAAAAATAAAATTTATATTGTTAGTTCTGATACTTTAATTGAAAACCCAATTGTATTGGAACAATTAAATAATTCACTAGAAATTTTGCAAACTTATGCAGATGAAAAACAACTACCTGTGGAAGTATTTAAAGTTACACCAGATATTAATGAGACTTTTTGAGTAAATTTAATAGGTAGAGGATATCCACTACCTAATCAAAGTTTTAGATGATGTACTGATAGATTAAAAATTAAACCTATGAATGATTATATGGAAGAAATATCTAAAAAAAGTAAAAAAGAAATACTTACTGTTTTAGGTGTTCGTAAAGGAGAATCTTTAAGTAGAGATATAAAAATGGATAAAACCAAAATTGAAGATTCAGATTTGAGAATTAATAATACTAATGGAAAATATATATTCTCACCAATTGAAGAATTTCAACTTTATGATATATGAAAATATTTAGCTGAAAGCAATATTAATTTTTTTAAAAAAAATAATGATAAATTATCTATTCTTTATGAAGATTCATCGGTGGGAACAGGAGAATGTCCATCGAGTTTAGATGATAAATTGCAAAAGGGTTGTGGAAATTCTAGATGAGGTTGTTGACTTTGTCCTGTTGTTACTCAAGACAAATCACTTCAGGGTTTTATAAATTCAGGTCAAGATTGACTACAACCACTTATGAGTTTTAGAGAAAAATTAATGAAAGAAAGAGATTTACTAAAAAATAGATATCATGGTTCCTTAAGAATTATGAAAAATAAAAAAATTGTAACCTTAGTTAAATATAGATATATGGATTTAAAGTTTAAAAATGGAATTTATTATTTACCAAAAAAAGAGGGAAGAGAAGAGATTATATTTGGTGAAATTAACGAAGATTTTACAAAATTAAAATATAATAAAAAAGTTTTTAAAATAATTAGTGAATCAGAATATCGAAAAAAAGTTGATCAACGTAAAATAAATCCTTATGTAGAGGGAGAAATACCATTATTCAATTTTGTAATTAAATTAGACAAAAACTTAGATAATGATAAATTATCAATAGTTGGTTTAGGTCCATATACATTAGACTATAGAAAAGAACTACTTATAGAAATTCTTAAATTAAAAAAAGCGATGAAGAAATATAAAATTGAGATTATTTCAGATGAGGAAATAAATAAAATAAAAGAAATTTTTAAAATAGTAATGGAAGCATTAGAAAATGATAGGTATCTTGATGAAAAGATTAGTGGATTGTTTGAGCAAATAAAGGGGTACAATTAA